One Desulfomicrobium apsheronum genomic region harbors:
- a CDS encoding PTS system mannose/fructose/sorbose family transporter subunit IID: MDTRILLQIFLRTYMVGATFNTKGMQNVGLAYIMEPGLRALYAAEPRALKRARGRYLKHYNTHPFWTPLLVGIFLSMEKKIALGMLPADILPKLRSTTVYTLSALGDSFFGGSFLVLWSLVGVNLAAAGYIWTLAVWICLCFCGLQLFKMYTFGRGYAQGLSFLQRLRSWNLIDWGQRLKLMNGFLVALFLLQAAPAGGLWTLVWAACAGLLALAGFMREWDRFLILAALVLGGLVAPWEKIFAFVSM; encoded by the coding sequence GTGGATACGCGGATCCTGCTGCAGATTTTTCTGCGAACATATATGGTTGGCGCCACATTCAACACCAAGGGGATGCAGAATGTCGGGCTGGCGTATATCATGGAGCCGGGTCTGCGTGCGCTTTACGCCGCCGAACCGCGAGCCTTGAAACGTGCGCGGGGCCGCTATCTGAAGCATTACAACACCCATCCTTTCTGGACGCCCCTTTTGGTCGGAATTTTTTTGTCCATGGAGAAGAAGATAGCTCTTGGAATGCTTCCTGCGGACATTCTCCCCAAATTGCGCTCGACCACGGTTTATACCCTGTCGGCACTGGGTGATTCCTTTTTTGGCGGCAGTTTTCTGGTTTTGTGGTCCCTGGTCGGCGTCAATCTGGCGGCCGCAGGATACATCTGGACGCTTGCGGTTTGGATTTGCCTGTGCTTCTGCGGGTTGCAGCTTTTCAAGATGTACACCTTCGGACGCGGCTATGCCCAGGGCCTTTCTTTCCTGCAACGGCTAAGGTCCTGGAATCTCATTGACTGGGGTCAGCGGCTAAAGCTCATGAACGGCTTTCTGGTGGCCCTTTTTCTGTTGCAGGCAGCACCTGCCGGCGGGCTGTGGACCCTGGTCTGGGCCGCCTGTGCCGGACTTTTGGCCCTGGCCGGGTTCATGCGTGAGTGGGATCGCTTCCTGATTTTGGCGGCGTTGGTTCTGGGCGGCCTAGTGGCGCCCTGGGAAAAGATTTTTGCTTTTGTATCCATGTAG
- a CDS encoding HPr family phosphocarrier protein: protein MDEVQEKIIRVGNSLGLHARPAGKISQEAQRYAASITVHSCDMEADAKSILDLLTLAAPQGTELILRAHGPDAADALSSLSKLFEDMFGEDR, encoded by the coding sequence ATGGATGAAGTGCAGGAAAAGATTATCCGGGTCGGGAACAGCCTCGGGCTTCATGCCCGGCCCGCTGGAAAGATTTCTCAGGAAGCCCAGCGCTATGCGGCTTCCATCACTGTGCACTCCTGTGACATGGAGGCCGATGCCAAATCCATCCTTGATCTGCTTACCCTTGCCGCCCCGCAAGGGACCGAACTGATCCTGCGCGCCCATGGCCCCGATGCCGCCGATGCCCTTTCAAGTCTTTCGAAACTTTTTGAAGACATGTTCGGAGAGGATCGCTGA
- the ptsP gene encoding phosphoenolpyruvate--protein phosphotransferase, whose product MASRTLFGIPVSAGIAIGRAYYLNKNHFSGTVRQTVSDADVPFEIERLNRAFDAALHDLERILSLVPEDLKEHSAIIESHLMMLRDQKFRKRALDHIALTKINAEWSLERAVGDVQEIFASIADEYLRQRMQDVRLVAERVLGKLVGGESGHQAIKHRAILLAHDLSPADTIELDVNKIMAFATAQGGKTSHAGILARSLQIPAVVGMEGLGDDLAEGGIIILDGFHGRIIIDPDEDELARYTDLQAQFEGYQATIMRSCHLPAETIDGYRVQVLANIELFEEVVAVNDNGGEGIGLFRSEYSYLNRDGMPTEDELTEIYMDMASLVAPKKLVIRTLDVGADKLMRMQSSAESNPALGLRAIRYCLKHREVFRTQLRAILKASVLGNVSIMFPMISGLQELVEVKKFYREVQEEMHAEGICFREDMPMGIMIEVPSAVITADFLAREVDFFSIGTNDLIQYSLGIDRTNKDVSYLYQPLHPAIVRSLKWVVDSAHRAGIEVCLCGELAADPFCIPVLMGMQVDSISLGPQSIPGIKRIVRQASMEECNALLKQVMASHSVARNNKLVREMIFRRFPEELMFYSSLVDD is encoded by the coding sequence ATGGCTTCCCGCACGCTCTTCGGTATCCCCGTTTCGGCCGGCATTGCCATCGGCCGCGCGTATTACCTGAACAAAAATCATTTCTCCGGCACGGTCCGCCAGACCGTGTCCGATGCGGATGTGCCTTTTGAAATCGAGAGGCTGAACCGGGCATTTGATGCTGCGCTGCACGATCTGGAAAGGATTTTGAGCCTGGTACCGGAGGATCTGAAGGAACATTCGGCCATCATCGAATCGCACCTCATGATGCTTCGCGACCAGAAGTTTCGCAAGCGGGCCCTGGACCACATCGCCCTCACCAAGATCAACGCGGAATGGTCGCTGGAGCGGGCCGTCGGGGATGTGCAGGAGATATTCGCCTCCATCGCCGACGAGTACCTGCGGCAGCGCATGCAGGATGTGCGTCTGGTGGCCGAACGGGTGCTGGGCAAGCTGGTCGGGGGAGAGAGCGGACATCAGGCCATCAAGCACCGCGCCATCCTGCTGGCCCATGATCTGTCCCCGGCCGACACCATCGAACTGGACGTCAACAAGATCATGGCCTTCGCCACGGCCCAGGGGGGCAAGACCTCCCACGCGGGCATCCTCGCCAGGTCCCTGCAGATTCCGGCCGTGGTCGGCATGGAAGGGCTCGGAGACGACCTGGCTGAGGGCGGGATCATCATCCTGGACGGTTTTCATGGGCGCATCATCATCGACCCCGACGAAGACGAACTGGCCCGCTACACGGACCTGCAGGCCCAGTTCGAGGGCTATCAGGCCACGATCATGCGTTCCTGCCACCTTCCCGCCGAGACCATCGACGGTTACCGGGTACAGGTCCTGGCCAACATCGAACTTTTCGAAGAGGTCGTCGCGGTCAACGACAACGGCGGGGAAGGCATCGGGTTGTTCCGCTCCGAGTACAGCTACCTGAACCGCGACGGAATGCCTACCGAAGACGAATTGACGGAAATCTACATGGACATGGCTTCACTGGTCGCGCCCAAGAAGCTGGTCATCCGCACCCTGGACGTGGGCGCGGACAAGCTCATGCGCATGCAGTCCTCGGCAGAGTCCAATCCTGCCCTGGGCCTTAGGGCCATCCGCTACTGCCTGAAGCATCGCGAGGTCTTTCGGACCCAACTGCGAGCCATCCTGAAGGCCAGCGTGCTTGGCAACGTGTCCATCATGTTCCCCATGATTTCGGGCCTGCAGGAACTGGTCGAGGTCAAGAAGTTCTACCGGGAGGTCCAGGAGGAGATGCACGCGGAAGGGATCTGCTTCCGCGAGGACATGCCCATGGGCATCATGATCGAGGTGCCGAGCGCCGTCATCACTGCCGATTTTCTGGCCCGTGAGGTGGACTTTTTCAGTATCGGCACTAATGACCTCATTCAGTATTCCCTGGGCATCGACCGCACCAACAAGGATGTGTCCTATCTGTACCAGCCCTTGCATCCGGCCATCGTGCGCTCCCTCAAGTGGGTGGTGGACTCGGCTCACCGAGCCGGCATCGAGGTCTGCCTGTGCGGCGAGCTTGCGGCCGATCCCTTTTGCATCCCGGTACTCATGGGCATGCAGGTCGACTCCATCAGTCTCGGGCCCCAGTCCATTCCGGGCATCAAGCGCATCGTTCGGCAGGCCTCCATGGAGGAATGCAACGCCCTCCTGAAGCAGGTCATGGCCAGCCATTCGGTGGCCCGCAACAATAAGCTCGTCCGGGAAATGATCTTCCGCCGTTTTCCCGAGGAGCTCATGTTCTACTCCTCCCTGGTGGACGACTAG
- the smpB gene encoding SsrA-binding protein SmpB, which produces MCAKPTGIKIIAANRKARHFFELLDFIEAGIMLTGSEVKSLREGKVNFMDGYVRITEGEAFLSGVHISTYANAGYAQHVPDRERKLLMHRHEIHSLKSKMEQKGLTLVPTKLYFKDGKIKIELALAKGKKVYDRREDLKQKAVNRDTEREMNRA; this is translated from the coding sequence ATGTGCGCCAAGCCTACAGGCATCAAGATCATCGCGGCCAACCGCAAGGCCCGTCATTTTTTCGAACTGCTCGATTTCATCGAGGCCGGCATCATGCTGACCGGCTCCGAGGTCAAATCCCTGCGTGAAGGAAAAGTCAACTTCATGGATGGCTATGTACGCATCACGGAAGGCGAGGCCTTTCTCTCGGGCGTGCATATCTCCACTTACGCCAACGCCGGTTACGCCCAGCATGTCCCGGATCGGGAGCGCAAGCTGCTCATGCACCGCCATGAGATTCATTCGCTCAAATCAAAGATGGAGCAGAAGGGACTGACCCTGGTGCCGACCAAGCTCTATTTCAAGGACGGCAAGATCAAGATCGAGCTGGCTTTGGCCAAGGGCAAGAAGGTCTACGATCGGCGCGAGGACTTGAAACAGAAAGCCGTGAACCGGGACACCGAGCGGGAGATGAACCGGGCCTGA
- a CDS encoding cysteine hydrolase family protein translates to MNEHNRALLIIDMQHDFAVPGGACEVAGAHATIPVIRKILTRFRDLGLPVFHIVREYRGDGSDVEISRLEALKTRPMVVPGTPGVRIAPGLEPIEGEYRIVKKRFSAFMFTELDLILRRKGITHLAVTGTQLPFCLRTTLFDGLSLGYHMTLLTDASSSRTQQIHLANIQDIRDAGMACVSVAEYLHGINTPA, encoded by the coding sequence ATGAACGAGCATAACCGCGCCCTATTGATCATCGACATGCAACACGACTTCGCCGTGCCCGGCGGGGCCTGCGAGGTAGCCGGGGCCCATGCCACCATTCCGGTCATCCGCAAGATCCTGACTCGATTTCGGGATCTTGGCCTGCCGGTCTTTCACATCGTGCGCGAATACCGCGGCGATGGCTCCGACGTCGAAATTTCCCGCCTGGAAGCCCTGAAAACCCGGCCCATGGTGGTTCCCGGCACCCCGGGAGTGCGCATCGCGCCAGGGCTTGAGCCCATCGAGGGCGAGTACCGCATCGTCAAAAAACGCTTCAGCGCTTTCATGTTCACGGAGCTCGACCTGATCCTGCGCCGCAAGGGAATCACGCACCTGGCCGTGACCGGCACCCAGCTGCCTTTTTGCCTGCGCACGACCCTGTTTGACGGACTGAGCCTGGGCTACCACATGACCCTGCTGACCGACGCCTCGTCTTCGCGCACGCAGCAGATCCACCTGGCCAACATCCAGGACATCCGGGACGCGGGCATGGCCTGCGTGAGCGTTGCGGAATACCTGCACGGCATCAACACGCCAGCCTGA
- the secA gene encoding preprotein translocase subunit SecA codes for MIGYLTKKIFGSRNDRYLKTLQPTVGKINALEKEMQALTDAEIPSRFAGYREEVAGGRELDSLLPEVFALTREASRRVLGMRHFDVQLMGGMILHQGKIAEMKTGEGKTLVATLPVVLNALSGRGVHVVTVNDYLAKRDAAWMGQLYTFMGLSVGVIVHGLSDAERQEAYGADVTYGTNNEFGFDYLRDNMKFYKHQLVQRPLNFAIVDEVDSILIDEARTPLIISGPGEKSTSLYGRVNAIIPKLDRDEHFTIDEKARTVVLTDEGVAHCEEILGVTNLFDPANITLQHHILQALRAHYLFTLDDHYIVKDGQVVIVDEFTGRLMPGRRFSDGLHQALEAKEGVKVEAENQTLASITFQNFFRMYEKLAGMTGTADTEAVEFQQIYGLEVVVAPPNKQMVRKDFPDVILKTQAEKFAAIVDEIKGLHAKGQPVLVGTTSIEKSEYIASLLKKKGVPHEVLNAKYHEKEAEIVAMAGQKGRVTIATNMAGRGTDIVLGEGVRELGGLHILGSERHESRRIDNQLRGRAGRQGDPGSSRFYLALDDTLMRLFGSDRIAGIMDKLGLEDGQTIENPLISRSIENAQKRVEGHNFEIRKQLIDYDNVMNQQREVIYSLRRDFMIADDLQPTVEEFVDDLLSQVYEPLENKKGHTESPEEIRGMIRSKLDEVFAMERMAPGGKFIEKDEARTAILSVLEEHRAAAPDQYQEILRFFLLDALDRNWKDHLLQMDYLKEGIGLRGYAQRDPKQEYKREGFELFEDLIFRIRENTMKALTHLRIEAVKQEELKHEEQEDVKYVGGNDPADKKPDTVRRVDPKVGRNDPCPCGSGQKYKKCCGKLA; via the coding sequence ATGATCGGTTACTTGACCAAGAAAATATTCGGTTCCAGAAACGACAGATACCTGAAAACCTTGCAGCCCACGGTCGGCAAGATAAATGCCCTGGAAAAGGAAATGCAGGCTCTTACCGATGCCGAGATTCCGAGCCGTTTCGCGGGGTACCGGGAAGAAGTGGCCGGCGGGCGCGAACTTGATTCCCTGCTGCCCGAAGTCTTCGCCCTGACCCGCGAGGCCAGCCGCCGGGTGCTTGGCATGCGCCATTTTGACGTGCAGCTCATGGGTGGCATGATCCTGCACCAGGGCAAGATCGCGGAGATGAAGACCGGCGAGGGCAAGACCCTGGTCGCGACCCTGCCCGTGGTTCTGAACGCCTTGTCGGGAAGGGGCGTGCACGTGGTCACGGTCAACGACTATCTGGCCAAGCGTGACGCGGCCTGGATGGGGCAACTTTATACGTTCATGGGATTATCCGTCGGCGTTATCGTGCACGGCCTGTCCGACGCCGAGCGTCAGGAAGCCTATGGCGCGGACGTGACCTACGGCACCAACAACGAGTTCGGGTTCGACTATCTGCGCGACAACATGAAGTTCTACAAGCATCAGCTTGTGCAACGTCCGCTCAATTTTGCCATCGTCGACGAAGTGGACTCCATCCTCATCGATGAAGCACGTACTCCGCTCATCATTTCGGGCCCGGGCGAAAAATCGACCTCGCTCTATGGCCGCGTCAACGCCATCATTCCCAAGCTGGACCGTGACGAGCATTTCACCATCGATGAAAAGGCGCGCACCGTCGTGCTCACCGACGAGGGCGTGGCCCATTGCGAAGAGATCCTCGGCGTGACCAATCTCTTTGACCCGGCCAACATCACCCTGCAGCACCATATTCTGCAAGCCTTGCGCGCCCATTACCTCTTCACCCTCGATGATCACTATATCGTCAAGGACGGACAGGTGGTCATCGTCGATGAGTTCACCGGCCGGCTCATGCCCGGGCGGCGTTTCAGCGACGGCCTGCATCAGGCCCTTGAAGCCAAGGAAGGGGTCAAGGTCGAGGCCGAGAACCAGACCCTGGCCAGCATCACCTTTCAGAATTTCTTCCGCATGTATGAGAAGCTGGCCGGCATGACTGGTACGGCAGATACCGAAGCCGTGGAGTTCCAGCAGATTTACGGGCTGGAAGTCGTGGTCGCTCCACCGAACAAGCAGATGGTGCGCAAGGATTTCCCCGACGTGATCCTGAAGACGCAGGCCGAAAAATTCGCGGCCATCGTGGACGAGATCAAGGGCCTGCACGCCAAGGGGCAGCCGGTTCTGGTCGGCACCACATCCATCGAGAAGTCCGAGTACATCGCCTCCCTGCTCAAGAAGAAAGGCGTTCCGCATGAAGTCCTGAACGCCAAGTACCATGAGAAGGAAGCCGAGATCGTGGCCATGGCCGGACAGAAAGGCCGTGTGACCATCGCCACCAACATGGCCGGCCGAGGCACGGACATTGTCCTTGGAGAAGGCGTGCGCGAGCTTGGCGGACTGCACATCCTTGGCTCCGAACGCCACGAGAGCCGACGCATCGACAACCAGCTGCGCGGCCGCGCCGGGCGTCAGGGCGACCCCGGTTCCTCGCGCTTCTACCTGGCTCTGGACGACACGCTCATGCGTCTCTTCGGATCCGACCGCATCGCCGGAATCATGGATAAACTGGGTTTGGAAGACGGTCAGACCATCGAGAACCCGCTCATCTCGCGGTCCATTGAAAATGCCCAGAAGCGGGTCGAAGGACACAACTTCGAGATCCGCAAGCAGCTCATCGACTACGACAACGTCATGAACCAGCAGCGCGAGGTCATCTATTCCCTGCGCCGCGATTTCATGATCGCCGATGACCTGCAGCCCACGGTGGAGGAGTTCGTCGACGACCTGCTCTCCCAGGTTTACGAGCCCCTTGAAAACAAGAAGGGACATACCGAATCTCCCGAAGAAATTCGGGGCATGATCCGCTCCAAGCTGGACGAGGTCTTCGCCATGGAGCGCATGGCCCCAGGTGGAAAATTCATCGAAAAGGACGAGGCGCGGACCGCGATCCTGTCCGTTTTGGAGGAACACCGCGCCGCCGCTCCCGATCAGTACCAGGAGATCCTGCGCTTCTTCCTGCTCGACGCCCTCGATCGCAACTGGAAAGACCATCTGTTGCAGATGGACTACCTCAAGGAAGGCATTGGCCTGCGAGGATACGCCCAGCGCGATCCCAAGCAGGAATACAAGCGCGAGGGCTTCGAGCTGTTCGAGGACCTCATCTTCCGCATCCGCGAGAACACCATGAAGGCGCTAACCCACCTGCGCATCGAGGCGGTCAAGCAGGAGGAGCTGAAGCATGAGGAACAGGAAGACGTGAAATATGTCGGCGGCAACGACCCCGCCGACAAGAAACCGGACACGGTGCGGCGGGTCGACCCCAAGGTCGGCCGTAACGACCCCTGCCCCTGCGGCAGCGGGCAGAAGTACAAGAAATGTTGCGGTAAACTGGCCTGA
- a CDS encoding glycine betaine ABC transporter substrate-binding protein — protein MKRILLTIACLMLLVQPAMAAKGKVRLAYVEWDCATASTTVAKAALEEMGYEVETLAVAAAAMWQALGTGDVDAMVTAWLPVTHADYYAKVKDKVEKVSVVSGGAKLGWAVPAYVTINSIEELNANADKFNGKIIGIDPGAGLMKLSEQVIADYKLDKLELMEGSGATMTAALDNAIKNNEWVVVTAWSPHWMFGKWELKYLEDPKGILGGEEQIEAIVRKGLDKDMPEVHAFFSNFKWDSPAQLQMVMAWNQDGGSPEENAQRFLKEYPETVKRWMGK, from the coding sequence GTGAAAAGAATTCTACTTACCATCGCGTGTCTGATGCTCTTGGTTCAACCTGCCATGGCCGCCAAGGGCAAGGTTCGCCTGGCCTATGTCGAATGGGACTGCGCCACGGCCAGCACCACGGTCGCCAAGGCCGCCCTGGAAGAAATGGGCTATGAAGTCGAAACCCTCGCGGTCGCAGCCGCAGCCATGTGGCAGGCCCTCGGCACCGGCGACGTCGACGCCATGGTCACCGCCTGGTTGCCCGTGACCCATGCCGACTACTACGCAAAGGTCAAAGACAAGGTCGAAAAAGTGTCCGTGGTCTCCGGCGGAGCCAAACTTGGCTGGGCCGTACCTGCGTACGTCACCATCAATTCCATTGAGGAACTGAACGCCAACGCCGACAAATTCAACGGCAAGATCATCGGCATCGATCCGGGCGCCGGCCTCATGAAGCTGTCCGAGCAGGTCATCGCCGACTACAAGCTGGACAAGCTGGAACTGATGGAAGGCAGTGGCGCGACCATGACCGCAGCTCTGGACAACGCCATCAAGAACAATGAATGGGTGGTCGTCACCGCTTGGTCCCCGCACTGGATGTTCGGCAAGTGGGAACTCAAGTACCTGGAAGACCCCAAGGGCATCCTTGGCGGCGAAGAGCAGATCGAAGCCATCGTGCGCAAGGGTCTGGACAAGGACATGCCTGAAGTTCATGCCTTTTTCTCCAACTTCAAGTGGGATTCCCCGGCTCAGCTGCAAATGGTCATGGCCTGGAACCAGGACGGCGGAAGCCCCGAAGAAAACGCTCAGCGTTTCCTGAAGGAGTATCCGGAGACCGTGAAGCGTTGGATGGGCAAATAG
- a CDS encoding ABC transporter permease, with protein MNEYKLPVGEVIETGIDFLVEHLSFITKASAEVVETLLGAMESGLLLIPIPLFIVLVGACVWFLTKERKLTLGSALGLALIWNMGLWTATISTIALVLVATLCAIAIGVPLGICAAISKGTYKVVMPVLDVMQTMPAFVYLIPAIPFFGLGKTAAIFSTVIFSMPPAIRFTCLGIRQIPAELVECSTAFGATRMQRLYKLDLPLAAPTIMAGINQTVMLALSMVVIASMIGAKGLGGEVWKAIQRLQMGRGFEAGIAIVIVAMILDRVLQKLGTRKEN; from the coding sequence ATGAACGAGTACAAACTGCCGGTAGGCGAAGTCATCGAGACTGGCATCGACTTTCTGGTCGAACACTTGTCATTTATCACCAAAGCCAGCGCCGAGGTGGTCGAAACTCTTCTCGGGGCCATGGAGAGCGGCCTGCTGCTCATTCCGATCCCGCTTTTCATTGTTCTGGTGGGAGCCTGCGTATGGTTCCTGACCAAGGAGCGTAAACTCACCCTGGGCAGCGCTCTTGGCCTTGCACTGATCTGGAACATGGGACTTTGGACCGCGACGATCAGCACCATCGCCCTGGTCCTGGTCGCCACGCTCTGCGCCATCGCCATCGGCGTACCACTGGGTATCTGCGCGGCCATCAGCAAAGGCACATACAAGGTGGTCATGCCTGTCCTCGACGTGATGCAGACCATGCCGGCCTTTGTTTACCTGATCCCGGCCATCCCCTTTTTCGGACTGGGCAAGACAGCGGCCATTTTTTCCACGGTCATATTTTCAATGCCTCCGGCGATCCGCTTCACGTGCCTCGGAATCCGCCAGATTCCAGCAGAGCTGGTGGAATGTTCCACCGCTTTCGGCGCAACGCGCATGCAGCGACTATACAAACTGGACCTGCCCCTGGCCGCGCCGACCATCATGGCCGGCATCAACCAGACGGTCATGCTGGCCCTGTCCATGGTCGTCATCGCGTCCATGATTGGCGCCAAGGGTCTGGGCGGAGAGGTTTGGAAAGCCATCCAGCGCCTGCAGATGGGGCGCGGATTCGAGGCGGGCATAGCCATCGTCATCGTGGCCATGATCCTGGACCGGGTGCTGCAGAAGCTTGGCACCCGAAAAGAAAACTAA
- a CDS encoding quaternary amine ABC transporter ATP-binding protein: protein MAKIYVEGLYKIFGPNPKKALQMLSQGKSKDDIMASTRHGVGVNNANFEVHEGEIVVVMGLSGSGKSTLVRCLNRLITPTAGKILIDGRDVLTMGEDELRQLRQRKMGMVFQNFALFPHRTVLENAALGLEIQGMDREQRLKLADEALSLVGLDGWGASYPRQLSGGMQQRVGLARALALSPDILLMDEAFSALDPLIRRDMQDELISLQERMQKTIVFISHDLDEALKLGDRIILMKDGAIVQIGSPEEILTHPADEYVARFVEDVDITKVLTAESVMKHSEAVAYLRTDGPRAALRKMRKHNIAHLFVVDHTHRLVGIVSADAAAILAQRGEGSLTEAICTDIKTVYPDTAAHDLFSIMAELPYPLAVVDEANKFKGVIVRGTLVAALAERGGAV from the coding sequence ATGGCAAAAATATATGTTGAAGGTCTGTATAAAATTTTCGGCCCCAACCCGAAGAAAGCTTTGCAGATGTTATCCCAAGGCAAAAGCAAGGACGACATCATGGCCTCCACCCGGCACGGCGTAGGCGTCAACAACGCCAACTTCGAAGTGCATGAAGGGGAGATCGTGGTCGTAATGGGCCTGTCCGGCAGCGGAAAATCCACGCTTGTGCGCTGTCTGAACCGCCTGATCACGCCTACCGCTGGCAAGATTCTCATCGACGGACGCGATGTCCTGACCATGGGCGAAGACGAGCTGCGGCAATTGCGCCAACGCAAGATGGGCATGGTCTTCCAGAATTTCGCCCTCTTTCCGCACCGCACCGTGCTCGAAAACGCCGCCCTCGGCCTTGAAATCCAGGGTATGGACAGGGAGCAACGGCTGAAACTGGCCGATGAGGCTCTCTCCCTGGTCGGCCTTGACGGATGGGGCGCATCATATCCGCGCCAGCTGTCCGGCGGAATGCAGCAGCGAGTCGGACTTGCCAGGGCGCTGGCCCTGAGTCCCGACATCCTGCTCATGGACGAAGCCTTCAGTGCACTCGATCCCCTCATCCGCCGCGACATGCAGGATGAACTGATCAGCCTGCAGGAACGGATGCAGAAAACCATCGTCTTCATTTCGCATGATCTGGACGAAGCCCTGAAGCTCGGCGACCGCATCATTCTAATGAAGGACGGCGCCATCGTGCAGATCGGATCACCGGAAGAAATCCTGACCCACCCGGCCGATGAATACGTGGCGCGATTCGTCGAGGACGTGGACATCACCAAGGTCCTGACCGCCGAATCCGTCATGAAGCACAGCGAGGCCGTGGCCTATCTGCGCACAGACGGTCCCCGCGCGGCCCTGCGCAAAATGCGCAAGCACAACATCGCCCATCTCTTCGTCGTCGATCACACGCACAGGCTGGTAGGGATCGTCTCCGCCGACGCCGCAGCCATCCTGGCGCAACGAGGCGAGGGCAGCCTGACCGAAGCCATCTGCACGGATATCAAGACTGTTTATCCGGACACGGCAGCCCATGATCTCTTCAGCATAATGGCCGAGCTGCCTTACCCGCTGGCCGTGGTCGATGAAGCAAACAAATTCAAGGGCGTCATTGTGCGCGGCACTCTGGTCGCGGCCCTGGCTGAAAGAGGAGGTGCCGTATGA
- a CDS encoding LuxR family transcriptional regulator — MPTVFFFCDATGRVVEAHAGEFEEWDLSPGTSLCNALGIDCPNGELLKARLSPGTTHTLTGPSGQPINLRIMPLPKSLAPEGGVLATVRISSQLGILATDNPEPSAATLDYAVFNAVFNDARDAILLTDEQFRILAANRKAHSLYAKGEEPLAGSTFRRILRTVDEARVQASARSLKNGATWRGTLTTLRPDGQETPVKLGVRCLSVGEVRLFQFMMRDLRGRIALERDLAQSRLAVADMNTALKQVLRNVEEERQELKDELVQQVREEVLPTVERIALEDSPLVRQAYRSALEEKIADMGVTTPESANLFARLTPREMDICRLIQQSWQGRAIAEELGISFETLQTHRKNIRRKLGLKGGPISLSAFVQQHPPF; from the coding sequence ATGCCAACGGTATTTTTCTTTTGCGACGCCACAGGGCGCGTCGTCGAAGCGCACGCGGGAGAATTCGAGGAATGGGACCTTTCTCCCGGCACTTCCCTGTGCAACGCCTTGGGCATAGACTGCCCGAACGGAGAACTTCTGAAGGCCCGCCTTTCCCCAGGGACCACGCACACGCTGACCGGACCTTCGGGGCAGCCCATAAACCTGCGGATCATGCCCCTGCCCAAAAGCCTTGCACCCGAGGGAGGTGTCCTGGCCACCGTGAGAATCTCCTCACAGCTCGGCATCCTGGCCACGGACAATCCCGAACCCTCGGCCGCCACGCTGGATTATGCCGTGTTCAATGCCGTGTTCAACGACGCACGTGACGCAATCCTGCTCACGGATGAACAATTCCGTATCCTTGCCGCCAACCGCAAAGCCCACTCCCTGTACGCCAAAGGAGAAGAACCGCTGGCCGGTTCCACGTTCCGGCGCATCCTCCGCACCGTGGACGAAGCGCGAGTCCAGGCCTCGGCCAGATCCCTGAAAAACGGGGCAACGTGGCGCGGCACCCTCACGACCTTGAGACCGGACGGCCAGGAAACACCGGTCAAGCTGGGCGTTCGATGCCTGAGCGTGGGAGAAGTGCGGCTGTTCCAGTTCATGATGCGCGATCTGCGCGGACGCATCGCCCTTGAACGCGATTTGGCCCAGAGCCGACTGGCGGTCGCGGACATGAACACGGCCCTGAAGCAGGTCCTGCGCAATGTGGAAGAAGAGCGCCAGGAGCTCAAGGATGAGCTTGTACAGCAGGTCCGGGAAGAAGTTCTGCCGACGGTGGAACGCATCGCCCTGGAGGATTCTCCCCTGGTGCGCCAGGCCTACAGATCCGCCCTGGAGGAAAAGATCGCGGACATGGGCGTGACCACCCCCGAATCGGCCAATCTCTTTGCCAGGCTCACTCCCCGCGAAATGGACATCTGCCGTCTCATCCAGCAGAGTTGGCAAGGCCGGGCCATCGCCGAGGAGCTCGGCATCTCCTTTGAAACCCTGCAGACACACCGCAAAAACATCCGCCGCAAGCTCGGGCTCAAAGGCGGCCCGATTTCCCTTTCCGCCTTTGTGCAACAGCATCCTCCATTCTGA